The Streptomyces sp. 135 sequence CTGTCCACCTGTTCGTTCATGGACGCGAGATCCTCTGTACCGAGAACGGTATTGAGCCGCCCGAGCGCGGCCGCGACGCCCTCGCTGCCCGCCTGGGAGCGGTTGACGACGGGCACGATGTAGTCGGCGTTCTGAAGGTGCTTGTCGTCCTTGAGCAGGACGAGACCGAAGTCGTCGAGGGTGGCGTCGGTGGACGTGGTGAGCACCATCTGGTCCTGGCCGCTCTGGACGGCCTTCTTGGCCTGGGTCGTGCCGACGCCCTTCGGGTCGACGCCGGTGATGTCGATGCCGTAGACCTTCTTGAGGCCGGGGGCGCAGTAGGGGCGCCGGACGCATTCGTCGCCCGCGGCGAGGCGCACCTTCTGCCGTGACGTGCCGAGGTCGCTCAGCGTCTTCAGGCGGTACCGGGCGGCGTACGACGCGGTGACGGCGAACGCGTTCTGGTCGACGGCCTTGCCGGGGTCGAGGACGGTGAGGCCGCGCGGAGTCGCGAGGCGGTGCAGGGCCCGCATGGTGGTGCCGAGGTCGGGCGAGCCGACGGGGCGTGCGTCGGCGCCGTGCTTCTTGGCGTTCAGCCAGTCCGCGAAGGTGGCGGCGTACTCGGGGACGACGTCGATCTGGCCGGACTCCAGGGCGGGTTCGTACAGCTCGCGGTTGGCCACGGTGAGGATCCGCGTGCCGTAGCCGGCCTTCTCCAGGAGCAGCGCGTACATCTGGGCGAGCAGGTCGGACTCGGTGAAGCCCGCGGAGCCCACGACGAGGTTCTTGCTGTCGCCCGGGGGTGCGGTGACCTGGCCCTGGTCCTCCAGCGCGGGTCCTGAGGCGCAACCTGTGGCCGGGGCTGTCAGGGTGAGGAGGGCCGCGGCCAGGGCGGCGCGGCGCCTCATCCGGTGTCTCCCCGGCCCCGCGTCCAGCCGGGTGCGATCCGCTCGGCCGCCTCGAAGACGCCTTCGACGAGGAGCGCGAAGACCGCCACGAGCACGGCGCCCGCCAGCACCTGCGGGGTGCTCGCCAGGTTGAACCCCGCCGTGATGATCCGGCCGAGCCCGCCGCCGCCGGCGAGCGCGGCGATGGTGGCGGTGGCGACGAGCTGCACGGCGGCGATGCGGACGCCGCTGAGCACCAGGGGCAGGGCGAGCGGCAGTTCGACCCGCCAGAGCATCTGGCGTCCGGTCATCCCCATGCCGCGCGCCGCC is a genomic window containing:
- a CDS encoding ABC transporter substrate-binding protein, which gives rise to MRRRAALAAALLTLTAPATGCASGPALEDQGQVTAPPGDSKNLVVGSAGFTESDLLAQMYALLLEKAGYGTRILTVANRELYEPALESGQIDVVPEYAATFADWLNAKKHGADARPVGSPDLGTTMRALHRLATPRGLTVLDPGKAVDQNAFAVTASYAARYRLKTLSDLGTSRQKVRLAAGDECVRRPYCAPGLKKVYGIDITGVDPKGVGTTQAKKAVQSGQDQMVLTTSTDATLDDFGLVLLKDDKHLQNADYIVPVVNRSQAGSEGVAAALGRLNTVLGTEDLASMNEQVDSWRRLPQDVARAYLEDKGLL